From the genome of Anaerolineales bacterium:
AAATATGGCGGTCGACGACGCAGTCCTGCAAGCCGTATGTGAGAATAAATCCCCCTGCACGCTGCGTGTTTACGCATGGCAGCCCCCTTGCCTGTCCCTCGGCTACGCACAGCCTTTTCATGACCTCGACATTTCCCGCCTCGACGAACTCGGCTGGGATGTCGTGCGCCGTCCTACGGGAGGACGGGCGATTCTGCATACCGACGAGCTGACCTATGCGCTCATCGCGCCGGACAGCCATCCGGCTTTCTCCGGCGGCGTTTTGGCCAGCTACAGAAAATTGAGCGCCGCTCTCGTCCGGGCTCTGGAAAATCTGGGCCTGGACGTCGATGTCTCCCCCGATACGGCCCTTCCCGAGGAGCAGCGCCGGGAACCAGTGTGCTTCCAAAGTCCCAGCGCATATGAAATCACAGTGCGGGGGAAAAAGATCGTGGGCAGCGCACAGCTTCGCCGCCGGGGAGCCGTGCTGCAGCACGGCTCCATTCCTCTCAGCGGAGAC
Proteins encoded in this window:
- a CDS encoding lipoate--protein ligase family protein, which produces MKVVEHTDTTHWRLVRSAAARGAENMAVDDAVLQAVCENKSPCTLRVYAWQPPCLSLGYAQPFHDLDISRLDELGWDVVRRPTGGRAILHTDELTYALIAPDSHPAFSGGVLASYRKLSAALVRALENLGLDVDVSPDTALPEEQRREPVCFQSPSAYEITVRGKKIVGSAQLRRRGAVLQHGSIPLSGD